In Maridesulfovibrio sp., the genomic stretch CCGTTATCCAGTAAATACGGAGCTCCGTAATTTGTTTTTAATGCTGATCCACTTATTTGCATAACCGTAACCCTTCCATGTGGGTCATATCGGATCATCTAAAGAAATATTTAGGGAGTGCATTAAAAATAATGTGCTGGGCAGGAAGTTTGGTTGACGGCTGACTTGGCTGCCCGTATCTTTGCATCCATGAATATTGAAACCATTAAAGAATTCATCCAGTCGCGGAAAATTTTATTGGGCTGTATTGCCGGGGTAATGGCAGTACTACTAGCCGGGTACGTCATTTTTTCTGTGCAGCAGTCCATTGCCAGAGAGAATGCCCGCATTGCCGAACAGAACAGGATTGAGCAGGAGCGTGTCCTAAAGGAAAAACAGGATGCGAAAAGGGCCAAGGTTATCGAGTCCATGAAAAGGCTCATTGAGACCGGTAATGCCGAAACCGCGCTAACTGTAGCGGAGCAGAATAAAGAGCTCATGAACAACGAGCTGCGAGCCATGATCCATCTGGCTACGGAAAAAGATCTGCTGGACCGCATAGACCGTACTTCCAAATGGAATTACGCCGACCTTGCCAAATATTATGCAGAACTGGCAGATCTTGATCCAGAAAACAGCAAATATCGCAAGGAACTGAAAGGATATGACAAAAAGTTGCGTAAAAAATTGGAGCGCAAACTTTATGATCAGGCGCAGGCTCTTCCCATACGTGATTTCAAGGCCAACATGGATATTTATGAAGAGTTGGTGCAGCTCAATCCCGGCGAGAAGCTCTACAAAAGTAAGTATGACTTTTACCGGGAAAAATATGATGCTTTCATGAAAGATCTGGAGAAGTTCGGCCCCAAGCCGGAACTTTCAGCGGACGGAAAATTTTATCCTGAAGTAGAAAAATATCTGAAGAGTAGTGCCATGTCTCCTGAAACTCTGGAAATGGAGTCGGCTACCGATTGTTATTACACTGATTCCGGCTGGCTGGTCGGTTGTACCTACAGCGAAAAGAATGAGGTTGGTGTCAGGCGCAGCGAATTTATGTGGTTCACCATAACCAACTCGACTGTTCAGAAAGCTGAGCCGGGCGGGGCCTACACTGTGAACTAGCTGTATTTTTTTCGCATTGAAATTAAAAAAACTCCGTCCGGATTGCTTCTGTTCCAGACGGAGTTTTTTATGCCCAAAGGCAAAATATACTACGTGATTTAGTCTTCCAGATCCTTGATCCAGCCTTGCAGGGCATCGATGATTTTGCGGGCCTGATCCGGGCTGGATATGTTGAATTTAGATTGCGGGCGGTATTCGCCATTCATTTTGCGGAAACGGCGGATGGTGTACATGTCTTTGCCGTATTCTCCGCTTTTGCGGTCCAGCTGTTTGTAGCGGAACATGATGGTGGTCCATGCACCTTTGGTCAGCACAACTTTATCAAGTTCTTTTACAATAATCTGATCATCTTCTTCATAATGTATAGTCAAATCTTCGATTGTTGAACTCATAATCTCTCCTTGAGGGTTTGATATAATAACCGGAACCTGCCGTAAATGTCTTTGGTTGTCAAAGGTAGCTAAAAGTTAAATCCCAGTTCAAGGCCGATGTTCCAAGTTTCATTATCCAATCCGGCACTATTGCTGGATTCAGACGATTCTTCGGTGATCCGGTCTGTTATTTGGGTGTGTCCGACTTGCCGGTAATATTTCTGGTAGTCAAAGGAGAGGGTGCTGAAAATGTGCTCGGTGATGGAATAGCTGGTTGAAATTCCGGCTCCGAGGAATTTGATGTTGTAAATGTCTTCATTAAAGCGGAGGTCGCGGGAATAATGGTAGTCTTCGTCTTCTCCCCATGCGTAAATTGTTCCCTTTACGTATGCTTTAAATTTGAAGTCACCGAAATCTGATTCAGTCTGCACGCCTAAATATGGAGTATAAAACCATTGTTCATATCCCAGACCGGACTCGTGTTCAGCGAAACTGCCCTTGTCCGCCCGGAATCCTGACCAGCTGTATACATAGCTCCCGCTATGATCCTGCCATTTGTAGTTGTCAAATTTAAAGCCGACCATACCTGAAATGGTCAGATATTTGAATTTCAGCAGGTCTGCTTCAAGGTTGGCATCTGTGATGAGGACCCGTTTTACTTTAACGTTGCTGATGGAGTATGAATCCCAGCCGCGTGGATCGTAGGGGGTGGGCCAATCGGTATCTTCGACTTTGCCGTTATCCCCGGTGGTGAAGTTAGTCCAGAATCCACCGTTGAAGCGCAGCCAGTCCGTAAAATCAAAAGAGCCTTTAACCCCGGCAATCATGACATTGTCCAGATCCCATTGCAGCTCACTGATCTTTTGTCCCTTGCCCTCAATGTAGACCAGTTCTCTGGCCACTCCGTTAAGCAAGCCTACCTCTACACTCAGACTGGCCGGAATACCGGACTCGTTTTGCAGCTTTGCACTGCGGAACGCATCTGCATGAAAGGCATGGGCAGTGGAAGAGAGGCAAAGCAGGAAAGCAAATACACAAATAGTAATTCGGGTAAAGTTTGTAGTCATTTGGGTAATTGGAGTTGTAAATTAGAAGTTAAGGTATTTTGTAAAATCAGCATGAAGCATCTTCTTAAGTTCATCCATGTTGTCAGCAGCAACTTCAGCAAAGATGAACGCGAACACCGGATATTCTTTATTGTCAATTTCTCGCAACTCAAGCGGTTTTGAGAAGTTGGCTTTGAATCCATCGTAATCAACTGAAGTGATTTTGGAGCGGTCCACGGCTGAGTCTATTTCACCGATAACCATAGCGAAAA encodes the following:
- a CDS encoding omptin family outer membrane protease, whose translation is MTTNFTRITICVFAFLLCLSSTAHAFHADAFRSAKLQNESGIPASLSVEVGLLNGVARELVYIEGKGQKISELQWDLDNVMIAGVKGSFDFTDWLRFNGGFWTNFTTGDNGKVEDTDWPTPYDPRGWDSYSISNVKVKRVLITDANLEADLLKFKYLTISGMVGFKFDNYKWQDHSGSYVYSWSGFRADKGSFAEHESGLGYEQWFYTPYLGVQTESDFGDFKFKAYVKGTIYAWGEDEDYHYSRDLRFNEDIYNIKFLGAGISTSYSITEHIFSTLSFDYQKYYRQVGHTQITDRITEESSESSNSAGLDNETWNIGLELGFNF